A stretch of Crossiella cryophila DNA encodes these proteins:
- the hemG gene encoding protoporphyrinogen oxidase, with amino-acid sequence MTSAPQRVAVIGGGIAGLTVAHRLRGLLGEQVRVTVLEQTDRFGGKLRTEQLAGGPVDVGAEAFVTRRTEGLELVTELGLTEELRHPLRAAPTIRAGGATRPLPPRTFLGVPADPALLREVLSADGFARAMAEPDLPPLRPDGPGWDATVADLVGTRLGPEVVDRLAEPLLGGVYAGRAEGLGVRATMAPLVEALESGAGSLTAAAAQALGPGPKPGETRPPVFGTLTGGLGELVDRLAETSGAELRLGVTVRGLRRTAEGWRLELGSAASPEFLDADAVVLAVPAPAARKLLAEVVPAAAAAYGRIEVSSMAVLALALPPGTELPAASGVLLAVGEKHADGTPFTAKAFTFSSRKWGHFAERGTLLRASVGRFGETATLQREDAELITAVRADLAELTGVRAEPVDAVVRRWGGGLPQYALGHIVTVAAIEAAVAEVPGLAVAGASLHGVGIPACIATGQAAATRVATHLAVARRPTGASMGTWPA; translated from the coding sequence ATGACCAGCGCGCCGCAGCGGGTCGCGGTGATCGGCGGCGGCATCGCCGGGCTCACCGTGGCGCACCGGCTCCGCGGCCTGCTCGGCGAGCAGGTCCGGGTCACCGTGCTGGAGCAGACCGACCGGTTCGGCGGCAAGCTGCGCACCGAGCAGCTGGCAGGCGGACCGGTGGACGTGGGCGCGGAGGCTTTCGTCACCCGCCGCACCGAGGGCCTGGAGCTGGTCACCGAACTCGGCCTGACCGAGGAGCTGCGCCACCCGCTGCGCGCCGCCCCGACCATCCGGGCCGGCGGCGCCACCCGGCCGCTGCCGCCGCGCACCTTCCTGGGTGTGCCCGCCGATCCGGCCCTGCTGCGCGAGGTGCTCAGCGCGGACGGCTTCGCCAGGGCGATGGCCGAACCGGACCTGCCGCCACTGCGCCCGGACGGCCCAGGGTGGGACGCCACGGTCGCGGACCTGGTCGGCACCCGGCTCGGGCCGGAGGTGGTGGACCGGCTGGCCGAACCACTGCTCGGCGGCGTGTACGCGGGCCGCGCCGAAGGTCTCGGCGTGCGGGCCACGATGGCGCCGCTGGTCGAGGCACTGGAAAGCGGTGCGGGCTCGCTGACCGCCGCGGCCGCGCAGGCGCTCGGGCCGGGCCCCAAGCCCGGGGAGACCCGGCCGCCGGTGTTCGGCACCCTCACCGGTGGCCTCGGCGAACTGGTCGACCGGCTGGCCGAGACCTCGGGCGCGGAACTGCGGCTGGGCGTGACCGTGCGCGGACTGCGCCGCACCGCCGAGGGCTGGCGGCTGGAACTGGGTTCGGCGGCCAGTCCGGAATTTCTGGACGCCGACGCCGTGGTGCTGGCCGTGCCCGCCCCGGCCGCGCGCAAACTGCTCGCCGAGGTCGTGCCGGCCGCCGCCGCGGCCTACGGGCGGATCGAGGTCTCCTCGATGGCGGTGCTCGCCCTGGCCCTGCCGCCGGGGACAGAACTGCCTGCCGCCTCCGGTGTGCTGCTGGCCGTCGGCGAGAAACACGCGGACGGCACCCCGTTCACCGCCAAGGCGTTCACCTTCTCCAGCCGCAAGTGGGGCCACTTCGCCGAACGCGGCACCCTGCTGCGCGCCTCGGTCGGCCGCTTCGGCGAGACCGCCACCCTGCAGCGCGAGGACGCCGAGCTGATCACCGCGGTGCGCGCGGACCTGGCCGAACTGACCGGGGTGCGGGCCGAGCCGGTGGACGCGGTGGTGCGGCGCTGGGGCGGCGGACTGCCGCAGTACGCGCTCGGGCACATCGTGACCGTGGCCGCGATCGAGGCCGCCGTTGCCGAGGTGCCCGGCCTGGCCGTGGCGGGCGCGAGCCTGCACGGGGTGGGCATTCCGGCCTGCATCGCGACCGGGCAGGCCGCGGCGACCCGTGTCGCCACTCACCTGGCCGTCGCCCGCCGCCCGACTGGTGCGAGTATGGGGACATGGCCCGCCTGA
- the hemQ gene encoding hydrogen peroxide-dependent heme synthase, whose protein sequence is MARLNYNELNDTIRYTMWSVFRIQQGALPEDRAQAGAATAEYLESLEGKGVVVRGVYDVAGLRADADFMIWWHAEEIEQVQEAYNGFRRSTPLGRASTPVWSNVALHRPAEFNRSHIPAFLAGEEPRKYICVYPFVRSYEWYLLPEEERRKMLADHGKEARDYPDVRANTVASFALGDYEWMLAFEADELHRIVDLMRHLRGTEARLHVREEIPFYTGTRLPVADLITNLP, encoded by the coding sequence ATGGCCCGCCTGAACTACAACGAACTCAACGACACCATCCGGTACACCATGTGGTCGGTCTTCCGGATCCAGCAGGGCGCCCTGCCCGAGGACCGCGCGCAGGCCGGGGCGGCCACCGCGGAGTACCTGGAGTCGTTGGAGGGCAAGGGCGTTGTCGTCCGCGGCGTCTACGACGTCGCCGGGCTGCGCGCCGACGCCGACTTCATGATCTGGTGGCACGCCGAGGAGATCGAGCAGGTGCAGGAGGCCTACAACGGCTTCCGCCGCAGCACTCCGCTCGGCCGCGCCAGCACCCCGGTGTGGAGCAACGTGGCGCTGCACCGGCCCGCGGAGTTCAACCGCAGCCACATCCCGGCGTTCCTGGCCGGGGAGGAGCCGCGCAAGTACATCTGCGTGTATCCGTTCGTGCGCTCCTACGAGTGGTACCTGCTGCCGGAGGAGGAGCGTCGCAAGATGCTCGCCGACCACGGCAAGGAAGCCCGCGACTACCCGGACGTGCGGGCCAACACGGTGGCCTCCTTCGCCCTCGGCGACTATGAGTGGATGCTGGCCTTCGAGGCGGACGAGCTGCACCGGATCGTCGACCTCATGCGGCACCTGCGCGGCACCGAGGCGCGGCTGCACGTGCGCGAGGAGATCCCGTTCTACACCGGCACCCGGCTCCCGGTCGCCGACCTGATCACCAACCTGCCGTAA
- a CDS encoding class I SAM-dependent methyltransferase, producing the protein MRKAVRVAVAAGAWTALAGATWFALARLATAVSLRRGAELQRWRWLHELLPLHLRRFLLVTAGVDESVPALRSVLAPARGLVVDVIAHRRAVVSLLRPETVRVIPARPESLPGRPGSVDVVLAVFAAHELRDAAEREALFAEARRLLSADGRMVLIEQHRTVRTLAAFGPGAWQFYPSEEWRRAAALAGLKVVATRQVSPFVTGWALAAG; encoded by the coding sequence ATGCGCAAGGCAGTTCGCGTCGCCGTAGCCGCGGGAGCCTGGACGGCCCTCGCCGGTGCCACCTGGTTCGCGCTGGCCAGGCTGGCCACCGCGGTGAGCCTGCGGCGCGGCGCCGAACTGCAACGCTGGCGCTGGCTGCACGAGCTGCTGCCCCTGCACCTGCGCCGGTTCCTGCTGGTCACCGCAGGGGTGGACGAGTCGGTGCCCGCCCTGCGCAGCGTGCTGGCCCCCGCGCGCGGGCTGGTGGTGGACGTGATCGCGCACCGGCGGGCCGTGGTCAGCCTGCTCCGTCCGGAGACGGTGCGGGTGATCCCGGCCCGCCCGGAGTCGCTGCCCGGCCGACCCGGTTCGGTGGACGTGGTGCTGGCGGTGTTCGCCGCGCACGAGCTGCGGGACGCGGCCGAGCGGGAGGCGTTGTTCGCCGAGGCCCGGCGGTTGCTCAGCGCGGACGGGCGGATGGTGCTGATCGAGCAGCACCGGACCGTGCGCACGCTGGCCGCGTTCGGGCCGGGGGCGTGGCAGTTCTACCCGAGCGAGGAGTGGCGGCGGGCCGCGGCGCTGGCCGGGCTGAAGGTGGTGGCCACGCGGCAGGTGAGCCCGTTCGTCACCGGCTGGGCACTCGCCGCGGGCTGA
- a CDS encoding TetR/AcrR family transcriptional regulator encodes MTPTGRVLSTAEERRETVLRTAVGAFAAKGYYGTTTTEVAKLAGISQAYIYRLFPNKEALFVAVVQRCFAQIQEALTRGAASAPDRTPEAVISAMGEAYARLVADRDLLLLQLHAQAAAASDELVRSAVQAGYAQLVEYVREVSGGSDYQVQEFFSRGALCHLVVAMGAERVDAPWAETLSAGIRHY; translated from the coding sequence ATGACCCCCACCGGACGAGTCCTCTCCACGGCCGAGGAACGGCGGGAGACGGTCCTGCGCACAGCCGTCGGCGCGTTCGCCGCCAAGGGCTACTACGGCACCACCACCACCGAGGTCGCCAAGCTCGCCGGCATCTCGCAGGCCTACATCTACCGCCTCTTCCCCAACAAGGAAGCGCTCTTCGTCGCCGTCGTCCAGCGGTGCTTCGCCCAGATCCAGGAAGCCCTCACCCGGGGCGCGGCCTCAGCCCCGGATCGCACGCCCGAAGCCGTCATCAGCGCCATGGGCGAGGCATACGCCCGGCTCGTCGCCGACCGGGACCTGCTCCTGCTCCAGCTGCACGCCCAGGCCGCGGCCGCCTCCGACGAACTCGTGCGGTCGGCGGTGCAGGCGGGCTACGCGCAACTGGTCGAGTACGTCCGCGAGGTCTCCGGCGGCAGCGACTACCAGGTCCAGGAGTTCTTCTCCCGGGGTGCGCTCTGCCACCTGGTCGTGGCCATGGGCGCCGAGCGGGTGGACGCGCCATGGGCGGAGACCCTGTCCGCGGGCATCCGGCACTACTGA
- a CDS encoding DUF692 domain-containing protein codes for MSTIPRLGVGIGWRPEIDLTVERLPQVDFVEVVAENLSGPTLPESLEILRARGIPVLPHAVTLSLGGADPVVPDRVRHLAEVAERLGAPLVSDHVAFVRAGGLEAGHLMPVPRTRDALNVLCANVKAAQQDLPVPLALENVAALISWPDNEFTEAQFLTELADRTGCHLLVDVANLHANNLNLGTDPEEFLTTLPLERLAYVHVAGGNTEHGLYHDTHAHAVPQEVLDLLADLCARVTPPGVLLERDDAYPPDAELAAELSAIRAVVETPR; via the coding sequence ATGAGCACGATCCCGCGGCTGGGCGTCGGCATCGGCTGGCGCCCGGAGATCGACCTGACCGTCGAACGCCTGCCGCAGGTGGACTTCGTGGAGGTGGTGGCCGAGAACCTGTCCGGCCCCACCCTCCCCGAGTCGCTGGAGATCCTGCGCGCCAGGGGAATCCCGGTCCTCCCACACGCGGTCACGCTGTCCCTTGGCGGCGCGGACCCGGTCGTCCCCGACCGGGTCCGCCACCTGGCCGAGGTGGCCGAACGCCTGGGCGCCCCGCTGGTCAGCGACCACGTCGCCTTCGTCCGCGCGGGCGGCCTGGAAGCAGGTCACCTGATGCCCGTCCCGCGTACCAGGGACGCGCTCAACGTGCTGTGCGCCAACGTCAAAGCCGCCCAGCAGGACCTCCCGGTCCCGCTGGCGCTGGAGAACGTCGCGGCCCTGATCTCCTGGCCTGACAACGAGTTCACCGAAGCCCAGTTCCTCACCGAGCTGGCCGACCGAACCGGCTGCCACCTCCTGGTCGACGTGGCCAACCTGCACGCCAACAACCTCAACCTGGGCACCGACCCCGAGGAATTCCTCACCACCCTGCCGCTGGAACGCCTGGCCTACGTGCACGTGGCGGGCGGCAACACCGAACACGGCCTCTACCACGACACCCACGCCCACGCCGTCCCCCAGGAAGTCCTGGACCTCCTCGCCGACCTGTGCGCGCGAGTAACCCCACCAGGCGTCCTACTCGAACGCGACGACGCCTACCCCCCGGACGCCGAACTCGCCGCGGAACTGTCCGCCATCCGAGCGGTGGTCGAGACCCCCCGATGA
- a CDS encoding TIGR04222 domain-containing membrane protein — translation MHNTWGLTGPEFIGLYVLALIITVAVAIRRRLAARKLPPGHPNLPLLSADEMAYLAGGTRRLVETALARLVAGDMLRVSRGTPPTATGKPAESTMDARVLAEVRDRRTRVGVEGAVRVLEQSPELHEMRQRLTRGHLLVAPERSRACRLAAAMVFLPIGLIGALRLSDGASGGKPIAILIVLLALTTVLALVITLVPGPRATTLGQRTLYNARSGAYRRKAAGVTAGGFVAADVVLLVALSGMSSHPDSTVASGLATDGGGGGGGGGGGCSGGGGGCGGGGGGGGGGGCGG, via the coding sequence ATGCACAACACCTGGGGCCTCACCGGCCCGGAATTCATCGGACTCTACGTACTGGCGCTGATCATCACCGTCGCGGTGGCGATCCGCCGCAGGCTGGCCGCGCGCAAGCTCCCGCCCGGTCACCCGAACCTGCCGCTGCTGAGCGCGGACGAGATGGCCTATCTCGCCGGCGGCACCCGCAGGCTGGTGGAGACGGCACTGGCCCGGCTGGTCGCAGGCGACATGCTGCGGGTCAGCCGCGGCACCCCGCCAACGGCCACCGGCAAGCCCGCCGAGTCCACAATGGACGCACGAGTGCTCGCCGAGGTGCGCGACCGCCGGACCAGGGTCGGCGTCGAGGGCGCCGTCCGGGTGCTCGAGCAGTCCCCGGAGCTGCACGAGATGCGGCAGCGGCTGACCAGGGGGCACCTGCTGGTGGCCCCGGAACGCTCCCGCGCGTGCCGGCTGGCCGCGGCCATGGTGTTCCTGCCGATCGGGCTGATCGGCGCGCTGCGGTTGTCCGACGGGGCCAGCGGCGGCAAGCCGATCGCGATCCTGATCGTCCTGCTGGCGCTGACCACGGTGCTGGCACTGGTCATCACGCTGGTGCCGGGACCGAGGGCCACCACGCTGGGCCAGCGCACGCTGTACAACGCCCGCTCCGGCGCCTACCGGCGCAAGGCGGCAGGCGTCACGGCAGGCGGATTCGTGGCCGCTGACGTGGTGCTCCTGGTCGCGCTGAGCGGAATGAGCAGCCACCCGGACTCGACCGTGGCCTCGGGCCTGGCCACCGACGGCGGCGGTGGGGGCGGCGGTGGCGGTGGCGGCTGCTCCGGTGGCGGCGGCGGTTGCGGTGGCGGCGGTGGGGGCGGCGGCGGCGGGGGTTGCGGCGGATGA
- a CDS encoding TIGR04222 domain-containing membrane protein, translated as MTETWGLTGPQFLLLYGAGMLVSIVVAVWARRSSRRGRHGPPVGRLSPDDIAYLAGGGAQVVLAAVARMLEHNMVRASRDGTLTVTRVLPQHPLDREIVAMLNRSHTGTTRLRWLRDKYKNHKLVGQVRNRLISLGLVVPQGSQRVGKVIGAATFGVLFMIGVARHSAGNASGKPVGYLTLLLTVTVLLAGLALWWPGARLTFTGAETLKKLSGRIRQRSTTTDQGDLVLVGSAAAFLVAVGGVAAFPDEDVSQALAMPTAGSGGWFSGSSGGSSSSSGSSSCSTGSSSSSCSSSSSDSGGGGGGGGCGG; from the coding sequence ATGACCGAGACCTGGGGCCTGACCGGCCCGCAGTTCCTGCTCCTGTACGGGGCGGGGATGCTCGTCTCGATCGTGGTGGCCGTCTGGGCGCGCCGGTCCAGCCGGCGCGGCCGGCACGGTCCACCGGTGGGGCGGCTCAGTCCGGACGACATCGCCTACCTGGCAGGCGGTGGCGCCCAGGTGGTGCTCGCCGCGGTGGCCAGGATGCTGGAGCACAACATGGTGCGTGCTTCCAGGGACGGCACGCTCACCGTCACCAGAGTGCTCCCGCAGCACCCGCTGGACCGGGAGATCGTGGCCATGCTGAACCGCTCGCACACCGGCACCACCCGGTTGCGCTGGCTGCGGGATAAGTACAAGAACCACAAGCTGGTCGGGCAGGTACGCAACCGGCTGATCTCCCTGGGACTGGTGGTGCCGCAGGGAAGTCAGCGGGTGGGCAAGGTGATCGGCGCCGCCACCTTCGGGGTGCTGTTCATGATCGGCGTGGCCCGGCACTCCGCGGGCAACGCGAGTGGCAAACCGGTCGGCTACCTGACGCTGCTGCTGACGGTGACCGTGCTGCTGGCCGGGCTGGCGCTGTGGTGGCCTGGGGCGAGGCTCACCTTCACCGGCGCGGAGACCTTGAAGAAGCTCAGCGGCCGGATCCGGCAGCGCTCGACCACGACCGATCAGGGCGACCTGGTCCTGGTGGGCAGCGCGGCGGCGTTCCTGGTCGCGGTCGGCGGCGTGGCGGCGTTCCCGGACGAGGACGTCAGCCAGGCGCTGGCCATGCCGACCGCGGGCTCCGGCGGCTGGTTCAGCGGCTCCTCCGGCGGTTCGAGCAGTTCCAGCGGTTCCTCGTCCTGTTCCACCGGTTCCAGCAGCTCCTCCTGTTCCTCCTCCTCCAGCGACAGCGGTGGGGGCGGCGGCGGAGGCGGCTGCGGGGGCTGA
- a CDS encoding TIGR04222 domain-containing membrane protein, whose amino-acid sequence MDNPWGLTGPEFLQLYAVGLAVALVLAGWIRIAGRRPDAHATTQVTELTTVELGYLVGGSSRAVETTVAGLLEREALRAARGGFVSGTGPLLLKDPVARQVREYTGDTGRGTLRLLVHRVAESQAVTDVGARLVDRGLLVPPDRLRGMGLRSALPLIALGLLGVMRAIDGASRDFPVGYVMLLLVLTGVLAGFAAWLPVAWRTQAGDAAVERALKSTSDSAAEHVARDGIAAYPDARVRSALLGHSAQQQVHGTRGGRRSRGLSDTGYLAGGYAGGYSAGGGGAGDGGGAVGGGGGCGGGGGGCGGGGGG is encoded by the coding sequence ATGGACAATCCATGGGGACTGACCGGCCCGGAGTTCTTGCAGCTGTACGCCGTCGGACTGGCGGTGGCGCTGGTGCTGGCCGGGTGGATCCGGATCGCGGGGAGGCGACCGGACGCCCACGCCACCACACAGGTGACCGAGTTGACCACGGTCGAACTCGGTTACCTGGTCGGGGGCTCGTCGCGCGCGGTGGAGACCACGGTGGCGGGGTTGCTGGAGCGGGAGGCGCTGCGGGCCGCCAGGGGCGGTTTTGTCAGCGGCACCGGTCCACTGCTGTTGAAGGACCCGGTGGCCCGGCAGGTGCGCGAGTACACCGGGGACACCGGTCGCGGCACCCTGCGGTTGCTGGTGCACCGGGTCGCGGAGAGTCAGGCGGTCACCGACGTGGGTGCCCGGCTGGTCGACCGCGGACTGCTGGTGCCGCCGGATCGGTTGCGCGGCATGGGTTTGCGCTCGGCGCTGCCGCTGATCGCACTCGGCCTGCTCGGCGTGATGCGGGCGATCGACGGCGCCAGCCGGGACTTCCCGGTCGGCTACGTGATGCTGTTGCTGGTGCTGACCGGTGTGCTGGCCGGCTTCGCCGCCTGGCTGCCGGTGGCCTGGCGCACCCAGGCGGGTGACGCCGCGGTCGAGCGGGCGCTGAAGTCCACTTCGGACAGTGCGGCCGAACACGTGGCCAGGGACGGCATCGCGGCCTATCCGGACGCGCGAGTGCGTTCGGCGCTGCTCGGTCATTCGGCGCAGCAGCAGGTGCACGGAACCAGGGGCGGTCGCCGCTCCCGGGGCCTCAGCGACACCGGTTACCTGGCCGGGGGCTACGCCGGCGGCTATTCCGCCGGTGGTGGCGGTGCCGGAGACGGTGGCGGTGCGGTCGGCGGGGGCGGCGGCTGTGGTGGGGGCGGGGGTGGTTGCGGCGGCGGTGGCGGCGGCTGA
- the msrB gene encoding peptide-methionine (R)-S-oxide reductase MsrB, with product MDQGPKVAKTEQEWREQLTPEEYRVLRQAGTERAWTGEYTDTKTAGIYECRACGTELFRSDTKFESHCGWPSFFTPLAGEAVLLREDRSMGAVRTEVLCATCHSHLGHVFEGEGFPTPTDQRYCINSISLRLVPAPAAEEA from the coding sequence ATGGATCAGGGTCCGAAGGTCGCCAAGACCGAGCAGGAGTGGCGGGAGCAGCTCACTCCCGAGGAGTACCGGGTGCTGCGCCAGGCGGGCACCGAGCGGGCATGGACCGGCGAGTACACCGACACCAAGACCGCGGGCATCTACGAGTGCCGGGCGTGCGGGACCGAACTGTTCCGCAGCGACACCAAGTTCGAGTCGCACTGCGGCTGGCCGTCCTTCTTCACCCCGCTGGCCGGGGAGGCCGTGCTGCTGCGCGAGGACCGCAGCATGGGCGCGGTGCGCACCGAGGTGCTGTGCGCGACCTGCCACAGCCACCTGGGGCACGTCTTCGAGGGCGAGGGTTTCCCGACGCCGACCGACCAGCGCTACTGCATCAACAGCATCAGTCTGCGCCTGGTTCCCGCGCCTGCCGCCGAAGAGGCCTGA
- a CDS encoding NUDIX hydrolase, whose protein sequence is MNRADTDSTPLYDPALGLAGLPSAPRWESAGQRSLYRSDWVSLDLIAVRPPTAPPYEHHVVRTANAVAVVLEHPDRGVLMLHRHRFITETTGLELPAGGIDPGEDPVAAAVRETAEETGWAAVRPRLFLTRCVSNGNSDQLFHFVHAEVGEWLGGPESPDEGPAVWVRHEHLRDVLGRDLVSCAPSSLGLLHAMTFGLLRDGAAAGSVQAREQG, encoded by the coding sequence GTGAACAGGGCAGACACCGACAGCACGCCACTTTATGATCCCGCACTCGGCCTGGCCGGGCTGCCGAGCGCGCCGCGCTGGGAATCCGCAGGTCAGCGCAGCCTGTACCGCAGTGACTGGGTCAGCCTGGACCTGATCGCGGTGCGCCCGCCGACCGCGCCGCCCTATGAGCACCACGTGGTCCGCACCGCCAACGCGGTGGCCGTGGTGCTCGAACACCCCGACCGCGGCGTGCTGATGCTGCACCGGCACCGCTTCATCACCGAGACCACCGGCCTGGAACTCCCGGCAGGCGGCATCGACCCGGGCGAGGACCCGGTGGCCGCCGCGGTCCGGGAGACCGCCGAGGAGACCGGCTGGGCCGCGGTGCGCCCCCGGCTGTTCCTGACCAGGTGCGTCTCCAACGGCAACAGCGACCAGCTCTTCCACTTCGTGCACGCCGAGGTGGGGGAGTGGCTGGGCGGGCCGGAGAGCCCCGATGAGGGCCCCGCGGTGTGGGTCCGGCACGAGCACCTGCGGGACGTGCTGGGCCGCGATCTGGTCAGCTGTGCGCCCTCCAGCCTGGGGCTGCTGCACGCGATGACCTTCGGTCTGCTGCGCGATGGGGCCGCGGCCGGTAGCGTCCAGGCCCGTGAGCAGGGGTGA
- the ligD gene encoding non-homologous end-joining DNA ligase — protein MGPRPVASRPVSRGEALELTVDGPAGPRAVRVSSPDKVYFPERGITKRQVVEYYLAVAEPLMRVLGERPTTLKRFPDGVAGEPFYAKRVPKGAPEWVQPVRITFPSGRTAEQVCPTEPAVLIWAANLGTLDFHPWPVRRPDVDHPDELRIDLDPQPGTDFHDAVRVAGVLREVLDEAGMTGFAKTSGGRGIHVLVRIRPEWDFIDVRHAVIALGREVERRLPEQATVAWWKEQRGERVFLDYNQAARDRTVASTWSVRGTPRATVSFPLDWADLSTVDPDDFDVLTVPGLLAERGDSHASMDENAFGIETALEWYARDERDHGLGEMPYPPDYPKMPGEPPRVQPSKARKVDGEG, from the coding sequence ATGGGGCCGCGGCCGGTAGCGTCCAGGCCCGTGAGCAGGGGTGAAGCACTCGAGCTGACCGTGGACGGCCCGGCGGGACCGCGTGCCGTGCGGGTGTCCAGCCCGGACAAGGTGTACTTCCCGGAGCGCGGCATCACCAAGCGCCAGGTGGTCGAGTACTACCTGGCCGTGGCCGAGCCGCTGATGCGCGTGCTGGGCGAGCGCCCGACCACGCTGAAGCGGTTCCCCGACGGCGTGGCAGGGGAACCCTTCTACGCCAAGCGGGTGCCCAAGGGCGCGCCGGAGTGGGTGCAGCCGGTGCGGATCACCTTCCCGTCCGGCCGCACCGCCGAACAGGTCTGCCCGACCGAGCCCGCGGTGCTGATCTGGGCGGCCAACCTGGGCACCCTGGACTTCCACCCGTGGCCGGTCCGGCGCCCCGACGTGGACCACCCGGACGAACTGCGGATCGACCTGGACCCGCAGCCGGGCACCGACTTCCACGACGCGGTCCGGGTGGCCGGCGTGCTGCGCGAGGTGCTGGACGAGGCCGGCATGACCGGCTTCGCCAAGACCTCCGGCGGCCGCGGCATCCACGTGCTGGTCCGGATCCGCCCCGAATGGGACTTCATCGACGTCCGGCACGCGGTGATCGCGCTGGGCCGCGAGGTCGAGCGCCGCCTGCCCGAGCAGGCCACCGTGGCCTGGTGGAAGGAACAACGCGGCGAACGGGTGTTCCTGGACTACAACCAGGCCGCGCGGGACCGCACGGTCGCCTCGACCTGGTCGGTGCGCGGCACGCCGCGGGCGACCGTGTCTTTCCCGCTGGACTGGGCTGATCTGTCCACTGTGGACCCGGACGACTTCGACGTGCTGACCGTGCCGGGGTTGCTGGCCGAACGTGGGGACTCACACGCGAGTATGGACGAGAACGCCTTCGGGATCGAGACTGCGTTGGAGTGGTACGCCAGGGATGAGCGCGATCACGGGCTCGGCGAGATGCCGTACCCGCCGGATTACCCGAAGATGCCGGGGGAACCGCCGAGGGTGCAGCCGTCCAAGGCGCGCAAGGTGGACGGCGAGGGCTAG
- a CDS encoding metal-dependent hydrolase family protein — MGGEAGLALTGATLIDGTGADPVSSATVHTLGDRITSVHSPVRSGARVLDLSGLTLLPGLIDAHAHLGLIDLGERAPMSPARTAAEMFRNAELCLLAGHTTARDLGGADGGLAEVIDAGLVPGPRLLPSGPMLTQSGGHGDHTPGFLDREQHHGGLPGLSQAVQTCDGPEEVRRAARHAFRRGATQLKVAASGGVLSISAGLGDTQFTVAELRAAVEEAAARGSYVTAHAHGRQAIHNGLEAGISCFEHGSFLDEQTAARMALHGAALVPTLSIVDILDRPDLADRLAAVRTAMREAVLVATAAGVLVGSGSDHLGPGQYRRGLEIAVKATLLGAMAAIVSATLTNARILRLEHEIGSVEEGKCADLIAVDGDPLAEPELFADPDRVVLVLRGGRIVKDTRG; from the coding sequence ATGGGCGGCGAGGCTGGGCTGGCACTGACCGGAGCGACCCTCATCGACGGCACCGGAGCCGATCCGGTGTCCTCGGCCACCGTGCACACCCTGGGCGACCGGATCACCTCGGTGCACAGCCCGGTGCGCTCGGGCGCGCGGGTGCTGGACCTGTCCGGCCTGACCCTGCTGCCCGGCCTGATCGACGCGCATGCGCACCTGGGCCTGATCGACCTGGGTGAGCGGGCGCCGATGTCCCCGGCCCGTACCGCGGCGGAGATGTTCCGCAACGCCGAGCTGTGCCTGCTGGCCGGGCACACCACCGCGCGCGACCTGGGCGGGGCGGACGGCGGGCTCGCCGAGGTGATCGACGCGGGCCTGGTGCCCGGCCCCCGGCTGCTGCCCTCCGGGCCGATGCTGACCCAGTCCGGCGGCCACGGCGACCACACCCCGGGCTTCCTGGACCGCGAGCAGCACCACGGCGGCTTACCAGGGCTGTCCCAGGCGGTGCAGACCTGTGACGGCCCCGAGGAGGTCCGCCGGGCCGCCCGGCACGCCTTCCGGCGGGGCGCCACCCAGCTCAAGGTGGCCGCCTCCGGTGGGGTGCTGTCCATCTCGGCCGGGCTGGGCGACACCCAGTTCACCGTGGCCGAACTGCGCGCCGCGGTCGAGGAGGCGGCGGCCAGGGGCAGCTACGTGACCGCGCACGCCCATGGCAGACAAGCGATCCACAATGGACTCGAAGCCGGGATCAGCTGCTTCGAGCACGGCAGTTTCCTGGACGAGCAGACCGCGGCCCGGATGGCCCTGCACGGCGCCGCCCTGGTCCCCACACTGTCCATTGTGGACATTCTGGACCGTCCGGATCTCGCCGACCGCCTGGCCGCGGTGCGCACCGCCATGCGCGAGGCGGTGCTGGTGGCCACCGCGGCAGGCGTGCTGGTCGGCTCCGGCAGCGATCACCTCGGCCCCGGCCAGTACCGGCGCGGCCTGGAGATCGCGGTCAAGGCCACCCTGCTCGGCGCGATGGCCGCGATCGTCTCCGCCACCCTGACCAACGCCCGGATCCTGCGGCTGGAGCACGAGATCGGCTCGGTCGAGGAAGGCAAGTGCGCGGACCTGATCGCGGTCGACGGTGATCCACTGGCCGAGCCGGAGCTGTTCGCCGATCCGGACCGGGTGGTGCTGGTGCTGCGCGGTGGCCGGATCGTCAAGGACACCCGGGGTTAG